DNA from Leptolyngbya sp. FACHB-261:
CTGATGAAGCGACTGGCGAGGAGTTTGAGCTGGTCGAGCGGCCTCGCGATCCTGTAGCTGCCCTTGCCGAAGCAATCGAAAGTCCACTAGAGCGCCCAATCGGCAGAATTTAGACCTGGAATACGAGAGCCGCAAATTATGCAACTCCAATACTTTTTGCTTCTGGCCTCTGCCCTGTTCTGCATTGGCATCTATGGTCTAGTCACCAGCCGCAATGCAGTGCGCGTGTTGATGTCTATTGAGCTGTTATTCAATGCAGTCAACCTGAACTTGCTGTCCTTCTCTAACTATCTGGACTCCACTGATATCCGTGGCCAGATCTTTGCGGTCTTTGTGATTACGGTGGCGGCCGCAGAGGCAGCAGTAGGGCTGGCGATTATCCTGTCCATCTACCGAAATCGGGAAACCGTGGACATGGAGCAGTTCAACCTTCTGAAATGGTAGAGCCAGGTTGGGGGCGAAGCATGACTGGTTTTGTGACCAGTGCAGAGCGTCAATGCTTCGCCCTTGGGCGTGCTGGGTCCCGATGTTAGGTTGGCAGGTCTCAGATTGGGTGACACTGCTGCCGCTCTTATTTTTTGGGCTGTTGGCGCTGATCGTGGTGATTCAAGATAGCCGCAGCCTGTCTAGGATCTATACAGAAGGCAATCGTTCGCTGCCTCGCCTGTCGCGAGAATTGGTACGGGGCAACCGGGCTGAGGCGCTAGAGATCGTGGGTGCCTTGGGCGGTGTTGTGGGGGCCCTGCTAGAGGAAGGAATTCAGTTGGTAGATCGCACTTCCTCAACCGAGGCGTTTAAAGGCGCGTTTGCCTGCACTCGACGTTTGAGCTCTACCCAGTTTGAGGGTGGATTGTATCTGCTGCGGGTCTCAGCGCTTGGAACGGTGGCAGTGACGCTGCTGGGACAAGCCTTGGGTTCAAATCACTTTTGGTGGGGCGGCCTTGCCTTGACGGCATTGATTCTGCTGAGCGAGCAAGTGTTACGCCTGCAACTGCTGAGGCTAGACGAGACCCTAGAGCGTCTGCAGCTGTTGCTGTTGGACTACTGGCAGAAGATTCACTCAGCACTCTGACGGGAGTTGCGCCAGGGGGTGTTGGTCTGTTGGTAGAAGAAGACATACCCTTCAAACAGACAGCCTACCAGGGCACAAGTTAAGCTGATCACCAACGTGCCGGTAATGGTATCTCCACTGCCAAAGGTGGCCAAGAAATTGGCAAACTGCTGCGCGCCTGCTTGCAAAAGGGGTAGATGGGTTTGACTGAATAAGAATAGGCCAGCCGTGGCAAAGCTCAACAGTGCGGCGGGGACAGCGAAACAGAGTAGGCCAGCTACCAGGACGGATCGAGTCAGGGTGAGCATCAACATGATGGTTAACATACGTAGGCCAAGGACAAGGGGGGGAAGGAGTCAGCCTCAAGCATAGGATTGTTACATCGGAGCAGCCGAAATGCTGCGCAATCTTAAATCTTGCTTAAAAAGCTTGTTGAAGTAATGTAAAGTCCAATAACTCAGCTTCTCGATGCATTGCAGACCAGAGCGGGACGGTTGGCCTGTTAAGCTGCAAACATCTGCCGGCAGAAGGAGATGCAGGTTGCTCGACAGCAATGCGTTTGGTCCATTGGGCCTCTGGTTACAACGTCTGGGATTAGCCATCCTCCTGGGAGGCCAAGTTCTCATCCACTTGCTTAAAGGCAAGCTCCACCGACGTAACACATTAGAACAAATGAGTCTGGTAGGAACTGACTCAGTAGGCATCGCTCTGATTACGGCTGCGGCGATTGGGGCAGTGTTTACAATTCAGGTGGCACGTGAGTTTATTCGCTTTGGCGCAACTAGCACAATTGGTGGGGTTCTAGCGATTGCGCTCACCCGTGAGCTAGCACCCCTGCTGACCGCAATCATTTTGGCGGGGCGGGTTGGCTCTGCGTTTGCTGCTGAGATTGGCACCATGCAAGTCACTGAGCAGATTGATGCTCTTCAAATTCTGCGGAGTGACCCGATTGACTATTTAGTCGTACCGCGAGTTGTAGCCTGCAGTTTGATGTTGCCGGTACTCACAATGTTCGCGTTGGTCACCGGGCTATTGGGCGGCATGTTCCTGGCCTATAGCCTTTACGACATCTCACAAACGCTGTTTCTCGACTCTGTACGCAGCTTCCTGCGTCCCTGGGACTTATTTGCAGCCATTCTCAAAGCCATCGTATTCGGCGCCCTAATTTCCGTGATTGGTACAGGCTGGGGGTTGACCACCACGGGCGGCGCGAAAGGTGTTGGCCAGTCTACGACGACAGCTGTCGTGACCTCACTCCTGGCAATTTTTATCTCTAATTTTTTTCTAACCTGGTTACTGTTTCAGGGTTTCGAGGGTGTGGATTAAGTTGCTGAGGTGATGACTTAGGTATTGCATAGACATTTCCCCCTTACAGTGCCTTTGCCCGTGGTACCTTTGCTCGTATTTTTTCCATCGTTCGCCCAGACTTGCACAAATTGATCAACGTCAATTCGAGATTTAGATCAATGATTTCATCATCTTCTCGTCATCTATTTAGGCCGCGCTTGTGAGCCATCACTTAAGCCTGTATTTTGCGCTTTGATTAAAGAAGCTTGGCACAGGCCCAAACACCATCCAAACTCCCCCTACTAAGCTGAGGCAAGGCCCAGGCTAGCAGAGCGGGCGCGAACAGCCTCTAGAATAGGGATAATCCAGGCATTTGGAGCGTTTGAGCGGTGGCAGTTTCTTCCAATTCCCCCCCCAATACAGAAACGGCAGTTGAGTTACGGCCCAGCTATAACCTCCCCTTAGCGATCTGCTTGTTAGCTTTACCTGCGCTGCTTGTAGCCTGGTGGCTAGCCCTAGTCGTATCCTTTTTTGGGCTGTTTCTGCTTTACCAAGCCTCGGTGATTCGGTTGGTCTTTACCGCAACCGCTCTGGACGTCTACCGAGGGCAGGAGCGCATCCGGCAGTTTCCCTATGCAGAGTGGCAGAGCTGGCGAATCTTCTGGCCTTCGGTGCCGATTTTGTTCTACTTTCGCGAAGTAAACAGCATCCACTTTCTACCGGTGCTGTTCTCTCCTGGAGAGCTTCAGCGTTGCTTACAAGAGCGCGTCGCTGGCCTGGACGCCTGAACCGCAATCTTCTTGTCTCTAACTTCGTCTTTAGTTAATTCACTTTCAGCCTTTAGAAGCCCGGCACTATGGAAGATCAGCAAAACCAAGAACAGGCAGTCGCCAGTTTAGAGCAGCGTCTCGCCGCGCTTCAACAACAGGAGCAGGAATTGCAGCAAGCGATTGAAGACTTGCGCAACTCTCAGAGCCGTGTCTTTCAAGAACAAATCACGGAGCTGCAAAACACGTTGGGCCGCTTGATGCAAGAGAGTCTCTCGGAGCTGGAACATCGCAAGCAGGCACTTCAAGAATCTGTTAGTCAGCTGGAGCGCCGCCAAGAACGCATTCAAGCTGAGATGCGCAAAAATTTCGCAGGGGCCTCTCAGGATCTCGCAATTCGGGTTCAGGGATTCAAAGACTATATGGTCGGCAGCTTGCAAGACTTAGTTCTGGCTGCTGAACAACTTGAGCTAGTGCCCCCTGCCGCTACCCAAAAGCAGCCCGAGCCAGAAGAAGCTCCGGCTAAGCGCTCTAGCGTCCCTGAGCAGGGTTTCCCTGATCAAGCCAAAAAGATCCGCCAACTGCTGGAGCAGTACCGTGCCCTCCCAGACTATTACGGCCCGAGTTGGCAGTTGCGCCGCACCTTTGAGAAAGTACACGAAGAGCGCGTCACCAATTGGTTCTTCACCCTAGCGGGTCGGGGCGCAGTCAAGAGTATGGGCAGCCGCTTGCAGAATATCCTGGTGGCCTCCGCGGTCATTTCTGTGTTGCGGGTTATGCACGGGAATCGGCTGCGAGTGCTGATTCTGGCAACTCTGCCTGAGCGCTTGGGCGAATGGCGACGCGGCTTGCAAGATTGCCTGGGCATTGCTCGGGCGGACTTTGGGCCGGATGGCGGTGTGGTGCTGTTTGAAGACCCAGATCCAATGGTGCAAAAGGCCGACCGGCTACTGGCTGATGGCGATTTACCCATGCTGATTTTCGACGAGGCCGAAGAGCAGGTGTCACTGAATACGCTGCGCTTCCCGTTATGGCTGGCCTTTGGTCTGGATGCCCAGCAAATGACCCGAATGATGTACTAATCGCTTCGGCTCGCTCTGAATTAAGGAACAGGCAGTCATTAAACAGGCAGTAATCAGCGTGTAATCAGCGTAAGGAGTGGCGGGTGAACAGCATGGAGATTGGGTTCAGTGCCGGATTAGTAGTGCTCGCATACCTATTAGGGTCCATTCCCACGGGTTACCTCATAGGTCGCTGGCTGGGGGGACTGGATATTCGAGAGCACGGCTCTGGCTCAACTGGTGCGACCAACGTGCTGCGGGTCCTCGGCAAAGGGCCAGCACTGTTCGTCTTCAGTGTGGATTTGCTCAAGGGAGTTCTAGCCGTTTTTCTAGCCCGCTTTTACGGCTCGGAGCTGCTGCCGCCTGACTGGGTTGCCTGGTTGGTTCTGCTAGCTGCCCTAGCGGCTCTGCTGGGCCACAGCCGCTCAATTTGGATTCAGTTTACAGGTGGTAAGTCAGTGGCAACGGGTCTAGGGGTGCTGCTGGCAATGGCTTGGCCAGTGGGCTTGGGCGCTCTAGTGAGCTTCTTACTGGTGCTGGCACTGTTTCGGATTGTCTCGCTGGGTTCAATTATGGCGGCAGGTGTGGTTGTCGTACTGATGGTGGTCACGCAGCAACCACTGCCCTACGTTCTCTTCGGCATCCTGGGCGGATTGTATGTGCTGTTGCGGCATCGACAAAACATTCAACGGCTAGTGCAGGGCACCGAGCCCCGGATTGGGCAGAAAGTTCAGGCTTCTGAACCTCTCTCGGTTTCGGAGTGAAGAGACACTTTGGTCTGGGGCGACCCCAGTTAAGGCTAACGCTGCTCCTGAGCACCTGTTTGGGCAGCTTTGGCTGGGGCACTGCGGCGCAAGCTGCGGAGCAGGTAGTGTTTGCCTATGGTCCCCTATCGCGGGCTGTACCTGTACGAGCCATCGCAGCTTATGCCCGTGAGGGCCGCATCACTCCTGAGCTGGAGCCCTATGCTGACTTGCTGGCCTCGGAGCAACTGGCTCAGATTCGCGTTGCTCTGACCTCTGCGGCACCGTCCAATTTGGCTGGGGTAGTAGCAGTCTCTCAGTTTCTCTACACGCCGGAAGGCGAGGCCTTTTTGGAGCAGGTGGGCTCGGTGGTGCGCACCAGTCCTCAGTTGCCGGGGGCCCTGGCGATTCGAGGCGCATTGATTCGCTCAGCCGCCGATCCCTCCGGTATTAATCTGGTCAATTTTTTGCGCTACTATCCTACGCCCACCGTCTACATCGACTTGCGCCAGGGCGTGCAGTTTGCTCGACGCATTCAACGGTTAGTCCGGCGTACCCAGCAGGTTGCGGCCCAAGCTGGCTCTGGCATGGGCGATGGGGTAGGCATAGATTTCAGCCAGCTTCCTGACCTGCGGGAGACAGGCGCCTTCACGGTTGAGGAATACAGACTCGACTTGCGCAATCCGCAGGGCGACCGTCCCTTGCCGACCGATCTCTACCTACCTCGGGTCGTACCTCTGGTCCCGCGTTCACCGACGGCAGTGCCGGTGGTTCGGCCAAACCCGATCGTGGTAATTTCCCATGGCTTGGGCGAAGACCGGGCCTCTTTTCGCTACATTGCCTTGCAACTAGCCTCCTATGGCTATGTTGTCGCCGTGCCGGAGCACTCCGGCAGTAGCGACCAGCGTTTACGCAACGTTCTGGCAGGCCTAGAAAATGCAGTCGTCGACCCACAGGAGTTCGTGGATCGTCCCCGCGACATCAGCTTCCTGCTCGATGAACTCACGCGTCTTAACCAAACAGACCCCAGGCTGCGTGGCCGCTTGGATCCTGAGCACGTAGGTGTCTTTGGCCACTCCTTCGGTGGCTACACGGCACTCGCTTTGGCAGGAGCAGACTTAGATTTGGCAGGCCTACGTCAGAGTTGCGCTAACCAACCCACTTTGCTGGCAAATCCGTCGATTGTGTTGCAGTGCAGAGCGGTGGAGCTGCCAGGACAACGCTTGAGTTTTCGCGACCCACGCGTGCGAGCTGCAGTGGCCGTGAGCCCCCTGACCAGTTTGATTTTTGGTGCCAGTGGTCTGCGAGCGGTGAAGGCGCCGGTCACAATTGTGACCGGCACCAATGATGCGGCCACCCCAGCCCTAGCAGAGCACCTGCGCCCGTTTGCCTTTCTGCCTCAACCCAAGTATTTAGTTACCCTGACGGGTGCCACTCACTTCAGCTTCAATGACCCTGGCAGCAGTGGCGTGTTTACATTGCCCGCGGCTGTAGTAGGCCCTGCGCCTAACCTAGCGCGACAGTATTTGCAGGCGTTGGTCGTTGCTTTCTTCAATACCACCGTGTCCCAGGAACTGGACTTTGGCCCCTACTTGAGCCCGGAATATACTCGTTTCCTTAGCCAACAAGCTTTACCTGTGCAACTTAGCCAGCAGGCACCAGCGGAGGTCTCGTCTTTGCATAAGCCAAGCCCAAGCTCAGTAGGTCTGAATCAGTAAGCCTGAAATAGTAAGTCTGAAATAGTGATATTCAATGACATTGCGGGGACATTGCGGGTGACATCCCAAGCCTTCATTGATGCAGCCTAGCTTCCTACAAACCCAAGGAAACCTTAGTTTTTGGGTTGCCCGATGCCTAAGCAAATCAGAAGCTAGAGACAGAAGCAATGCGGTAAACTGCGGTGAATCCCGAGGAATTGATTGACTAAGGCAGTAGCCGGGTGCGGTCCGGATGTCCCCTGCCCGTATAGTGAAGCTACTCTATTGCTGCCATGCCCTCCAGGCGTTCTCAACCGTCCCGCTCCTCGCGTCGCCCTGCTTCTGGCAGTGAGCGTCAGAATGCCCGGAATGCCGGCCCGCCGCAGGACGGCCAGTCTCCGGAGCGCCGTCAAGCCCGGCGTAAGTCATTGCGCAACCGACGTAAGCTAGGACCCAGCAAGCGGCCCGGCCCTCGGCACTGGCTGTTGCTGGGCGCAACCGGTTTAATGACTCTGACCACTGGCGTGGCCGCCTTTGTCTGGTGGCAGGTGAACCAGAATCTCCCTGACTTCTCCAACGTCCGCTCCTTCACACGTGGTGGCACATTGGTAATTCAGGCGGCAGACGGCCTACCCATTCTGCAACTGGGACCCACAGCTCGGCGCAAAGCCGAGATCAACCAAATTCCCAAACCCCTGATCGACGCGTTCATCGCCACTGAGGACGAGCGTTTCTACCAACATGGGGGCATCGACTATTGGGGCATTGTGCGTGCAGCCTTTGTCAACACCTTGTCTGGAGACCTGGTGCAAGGTGGCAGCACAATCAGTCAGCAACTCGCCCGCATGATCTTTCTGGATCAGGAGCGGAGCCTCTGGCGCAAGCTGCGCGAGGCTGCTCTGGCCCAAGCGTTAGAGCGCAAACTCGACAAGCAGGAAGTTCTAGAGCTGTATCTCAACCAGGTTTATTTGGGTTCGGGGGCCTATGGCGTCAGTGATGCTGCCTGGATCTACTTCAGCAAGAACCTCAAGGATTTGAGTCTGGCAGAGGCCGCAACCCTAGCCGGATTGGCGGCAGCTCCTAGCGATTATTCGCCACTGGTCAATCCAGCCCTGGCCGAGCGCCGTCGCAATATTGTCTTGGGGCGTATGTCTGACGTCGGCTACATCAGTGAGGATGAAGCCAAAAGCGCGCAAGCCCTGCCCTTAGATCCCAAAGCGGGTAGTATTGCTGACGCTTACAGCACAGCTCCCTACTTTGCCAGCTACATCCAGCAGGAATTGCCCAAGTACCTGACTGCTGACCAGATC
Protein-coding regions in this window:
- the nuoK gene encoding NADH-quinone oxidoreductase subunit NuoK, with the translated sequence MQLQYFLLLASALFCIGIYGLVTSRNAVRVLMSIELLFNAVNLNLLSFSNYLDSTDIRGQIFAVFVITVAAAEAAVGLAIILSIYRNRETVDMEQFNLLKW
- a CDS encoding MlaE family lipid ABC transporter permease subunit encodes the protein MLDSNAFGPLGLWLQRLGLAILLGGQVLIHLLKGKLHRRNTLEQMSLVGTDSVGIALITAAAIGAVFTIQVAREFIRFGATSTIGGVLAIALTRELAPLLTAIILAGRVGSAFAAEIGTMQVTEQIDALQILRSDPIDYLVVPRVVACSLMLPVLTMFALVTGLLGGMFLAYSLYDISQTLFLDSVRSFLRPWDLFAAILKAIVFGALISVIGTGWGLTTTGGAKGVGQSTTTAVVTSLLAIFISNFFLTWLLFQGFEGVD
- a CDS encoding DUF3119 family protein yields the protein MAVSSNSPPNTETAVELRPSYNLPLAICLLALPALLVAWWLALVVSFFGLFLLYQASVIRLVFTATALDVYRGQERIRQFPYAEWQSWRIFWPSVPILFYFREVNSIHFLPVLFSPGELQRCLQERVAGLDA
- a CDS encoding DUF3086 domain-containing protein; the encoded protein is MEDQQNQEQAVASLEQRLAALQQQEQELQQAIEDLRNSQSRVFQEQITELQNTLGRLMQESLSELEHRKQALQESVSQLERRQERIQAEMRKNFAGASQDLAIRVQGFKDYMVGSLQDLVLAAEQLELVPPAATQKQPEPEEAPAKRSSVPEQGFPDQAKKIRQLLEQYRALPDYYGPSWQLRRTFEKVHEERVTNWFFTLAGRGAVKSMGSRLQNILVASAVISVLRVMHGNRLRVLILATLPERLGEWRRGLQDCLGIARADFGPDGGVVLFEDPDPMVQKADRLLADGDLPMLIFDEAEEQVSLNTLRFPLWLAFGLDAQQMTRMMY
- the plsY gene encoding glycerol-3-phosphate 1-O-acyltransferase PlsY, whose product is MEIGFSAGLVVLAYLLGSIPTGYLIGRWLGGLDIREHGSGSTGATNVLRVLGKGPALFVFSVDLLKGVLAVFLARFYGSELLPPDWVAWLVLLAALAALLGHSRSIWIQFTGGKSVATGLGVLLAMAWPVGLGALVSFLLVLALFRIVSLGSIMAAGVVVVLMVVTQQPLPYVLFGILGGLYVLLRHRQNIQRLVQGTEPRIGQKVQASEPLSVSE
- a CDS encoding alpha/beta hydrolase; this encodes MKRHFGLGRPQLRLTLLLSTCLGSFGWGTAAQAAEQVVFAYGPLSRAVPVRAIAAYAREGRITPELEPYADLLASEQLAQIRVALTSAAPSNLAGVVAVSQFLYTPEGEAFLEQVGSVVRTSPQLPGALAIRGALIRSAADPSGINLVNFLRYYPTPTVYIDLRQGVQFARRIQRLVRRTQQVAAQAGSGMGDGVGIDFSQLPDLRETGAFTVEEYRLDLRNPQGDRPLPTDLYLPRVVPLVPRSPTAVPVVRPNPIVVISHGLGEDRASFRYIALQLASYGYVVAVPEHSGSSDQRLRNVLAGLENAVVDPQEFVDRPRDISFLLDELTRLNQTDPRLRGRLDPEHVGVFGHSFGGYTALALAGADLDLAGLRQSCANQPTLLANPSIVLQCRAVELPGQRLSFRDPRVRAAVAVSPLTSLIFGASGLRAVKAPVTIVTGTNDAATPALAEHLRPFAFLPQPKYLVTLTGATHFSFNDPGSSGVFTLPAAVVGPAPNLARQYLQALVVAFFNTTVSQELDFGPYLSPEYTRFLSQQALPVQLSQQAPAEVSSLHKPSPSSVGLNQ